The sequence GAGATCGCCCTTGCATCGCAGGCCGCCAGTTTGGCCTTTGAAGCTGGCGATGCGAGCGATGCGATGAAGCGGCTACGGGATTTGATCCAGGCTCATCCTCAGAAGGTCGAATTGCGAAGAGACTACGCGGGGTTGTTGGCTCAGCGTGGCTATCGGTTCGATGCGAACGAGCAATACCGTTTGCTTGCGGGACGTGTTGTCTTGAGTCCGCCTGAGTTGATCGGTTTGATCTATCCGCATCGGCCTCAAGTCAATTTTGAAGCCAAGCCCGATATCCAAGATCAAGCGGCGGTGAATCGCAAAGGAGTGCTGAGTGTTGTTGCCGCACTTCGCAGTCGTGGCGATTTGCAGGAAGCCATCGACGCGTTGGTCAACAGCGACGAAGTCAATCGCAAGGACCCAGCCGCCGTCGCGATGCTTGGTTGGTTGTACGCCTCCGCTCAGCAAACGTCCGAGTGGATTGATTGGACAATTGAGGCCGACGCAAAACGGCTTCGTCGTTACCCGGCCTATTGGTTGGCGTGGGGCATCGCACTGCGCGATGGTGTGCTGTCATCGCAAACGGAAGTGACGCAGGCAGATTTTGATCGCCGCAATGACTTCGCCGCTCGTTGCTTCTTGGAAGCGATCCGTCGTGAACCGCACAGCCAAGTCGCATGGGATAGCCTATCCGCCACGTTGGAAGTATTGGACGCCGAGTCGAAGGCAGTTTCTGCGAGAGAAGGTTTGATCGAGGATGCTCGCGAACGACTTGACGAGCGATTGCTGCAGTTGGACGAGACGCAGTGGCTCGCGAATCAACTTTGGAATGCACAATCCAATCCGATGTCTCGAGAGGGACAAGCGGAGATGTTCGACCGTTTGGCGGACATGCTTTGGAAGCAAGGTTGTCTTGGGGAATCGCTGGGTTGGGAAACGCTTTTGGCATCCATGCATCCAATAAAGGACTGGAGCACCCTCAGGCGAACAACGCAGGAAACGTTTACGAAACACCCCAAAGGGATCGACGAAGAAGTTTTGCTGGTGGGATTGGAGCCCAAACAGTTTGCAGACCAACGTTCTGTCTGGATGGAATCACTGGCCAAGCGATCTCGCAGCGAAACTCCGGCCGGCAGTGAATCGCCGATTAGCGTCGATTCGACCCAAGCTCGTTTGGTGAACGTGGCATCGGAGTTGGGCATCCATTTTCAATGGTTCAACGCGGTTGATCCCGTCGAGTCGGAATTTCGATTGCACGAGCCGTTGGGTGGCGGCGTAGCTTGTTTGGACTTTGATGCCGATGGACGAGTTGATTTGTATTTCAACCAAGCTTCAGGCGAGGCTACCACGCGTGCGGGCGTGAAGCCCAATGCGTTGTATCGTCAACTGGATGGGAAGTTCACTGACATCGTCGATGCGTCGATGAGCGACGATCGCGGGTATGGGCACGGGGTGACCGCCGGCGATTGGAATCAAGATGGTTGGCCGGATCTCTTGCTCGCCAACTTTGGTGAAAACGCATTGCTGATCAACCAAGCAGACGGGACATTTGAAAAACACTTGCTCTCGGAATCGAGCGAAACTGAATCGGTTTCTTCAGAATCGTTCACCCTTTCCGCGGCCATCGCTGATGTGACCGGTGACAATCTGCCAGATATTGTCGAGATCAATTACGTCGATGATCCTGCGGTTCGGAAGCCGATCGAAAGAAACCCAGATGGGACCCCGGTGAAGTTGCCCGGTCCGTTGCATTTTCAACCGGCACTGAGTGAGGTGTTGGTTTCGAGCGGAAAGGGTGCCGGACGGCGACAATCATTGGGTGATTCAGAACAAGCTCGCAGCACCGGCATGGGTGTGATGATTGCCGACATCGATCAGCAGCCGGGCAATGAAATCTTCGTCGCGAATGATCAACGAGCCAACCATCTTTGGTTTCAATCTGGCGATGCAAACGGAAAGCACTCTTGGCAAAACCAAGCTGCTATACGAGGCGTCGCCGTTGGACCTGGTGGAGACAAAAACGCTTGCATGGG comes from Rhodopirellula bahusiensis and encodes:
- a CDS encoding FG-GAP-like repeat-containing protein translates to MRDQIERKIRDGRLSEAIVSLDELIATKPSDEIALASQAASLAFEAGDASDAMKRLRDLIQAHPQKVELRRDYAGLLAQRGYRFDANEQYRLLAGRVVLSPPELIGLIYPHRPQVNFEAKPDIQDQAAVNRKGVLSVVAALRSRGDLQEAIDALVNSDEVNRKDPAAVAMLGWLYASAQQTSEWIDWTIEADAKRLRRYPAYWLAWGIALRDGVLSSQTEVTQADFDRRNDFAARCFLEAIRREPHSQVAWDSLSATLEVLDAESKAVSAREGLIEDARERLDERLLQLDETQWLANQLWNAQSNPMSREGQAEMFDRLADMLWKQGCLGESLGWETLLASMHPIKDWSTLRRTTQETFTKHPKGIDEEVLLVGLEPKQFADQRSVWMESLAKRSRSETPAGSESPISVDSTQARLVNVASELGIHFQWFNAVDPVESEFRLHEPLGGGVACLDFDADGRVDLYFNQASGEATTRAGVKPNALYRQLDGKFTDIVDASMSDDRGYGHGVTAGDWNQDGWPDLLLANFGENALLINQADGTFEKHLLSESSETESVSSESFTLSAAIADVTGDNLPDIVEINYVDDPAVRKPIERNPDGTPVKLPGPLHFQPALSEVLVSSGKGAGRRQSLGDSEQARSTGMGVMIADIDQQPGNEIFVANDQRANHLWFQSGDANGKHSWQNQAAIRGVAVGPGGDKNACMGIAMADFNRDQKLDLHVSNFYDEWANHFCQTNAGMFADRAVAFGIDQLTSRTTGFGVQSLDYDNNGWIDLLVANGHVEDLTDRGTPFRMKTQLLVNQGQRFELADMDDPESRWDRERLGRGVATCDFNRDGRLDAVVTYADSAAELLRNETAAVGNYVQLRLIGTRSERDAIGARVEVVSGDQVWTGMVATGDGYACRNEAILHFGLGDMSRLDSITVQWPTGESRHWESSGSELLNVNQRIGIVEGLPDPFTDH